Proteins encoded in a region of the Mycolicibacterium chitae genome:
- a CDS encoding amidase codes for MTETTDDALHYREISELVDMLASGDVTAEQLTELTLDRIADVDQRLGAYAFVAADEARACAADSDERRKTGTTRGPLDGIPLAVKDVFDKTGWRTEAGMSVRAGQVAATSATVVERLEQSGAIIVGKVHTTEGVYTEHTPPFRAPVNPWDPNRWVGVSSSGSGVAPAAGLCFGALGSDTGGSIRMPSASNGATGLKPTWGRVSRAGAVELAATLDHVGPICRSARDAGLMLGAIAGADPRDPTASLQPVPEFSTAVPSSLRGVRIGIDPEWSYRDVSNDVEKAHQQAEQVLADLGAELVPVELPDPTEAITDWFGVCAVQTARSHRGLYPKHRDSYGPALSELLDRGIAMSGIEYDELLQRRLIFKGQMEAVLASVDAVLIPAMSFIAPPVEKMIRMDEETTAGVHRFTVPFTLSQMPTITFPGGFTTTESGLPFPVGLQMVGSAFTERRLVDVVGAFQAVTPWNKRHPEL; via the coding sequence ATGACCGAGACCACCGACGACGCGCTGCACTACCGTGAGATCAGCGAGCTCGTGGACATGTTGGCCAGCGGGGACGTCACTGCCGAACAACTGACCGAACTGACGCTCGACCGGATAGCCGACGTCGACCAGCGACTCGGCGCGTATGCGTTCGTGGCCGCAGACGAGGCCCGTGCCTGCGCCGCAGATTCGGACGAGCGCCGCAAGACGGGTACCACCCGCGGCCCGCTCGACGGAATCCCGCTGGCGGTCAAGGATGTTTTCGACAAGACAGGTTGGCGCACCGAGGCCGGTATGTCCGTGCGCGCCGGCCAAGTCGCGGCCACGTCGGCCACCGTCGTCGAGCGCCTGGAACAATCCGGGGCGATCATCGTCGGCAAGGTGCACACGACCGAGGGTGTCTACACCGAGCACACGCCGCCGTTCCGAGCTCCGGTCAATCCGTGGGATCCGAACCGTTGGGTCGGCGTGTCGTCGAGTGGCAGCGGAGTGGCTCCGGCCGCGGGACTGTGTTTCGGAGCGCTCGGGTCGGACACCGGCGGCTCGATCCGGATGCCGTCAGCCTCCAACGGCGCGACCGGGTTGAAGCCGACCTGGGGGCGGGTGAGCCGGGCCGGCGCCGTCGAACTGGCGGCGACCCTCGACCATGTCGGGCCGATCTGTCGCTCCGCGCGCGACGCAGGGCTCATGCTCGGCGCGATCGCCGGCGCTGATCCCCGCGATCCCACGGCGTCACTGCAGCCGGTGCCCGAATTCAGCACCGCGGTGCCGAGTTCCCTACGCGGCGTCCGGATCGGGATCGACCCCGAGTGGAGCTACCGGGATGTCAGCAATGACGTCGAGAAGGCCCATCAGCAAGCCGAGCAGGTGCTGGCCGACCTGGGTGCCGAACTGGTCCCCGTCGAATTGCCCGATCCCACCGAGGCCATCACCGACTGGTTCGGTGTATGCGCCGTGCAGACCGCACGTTCACACCGCGGTCTGTATCCAAAGCACCGTGACAGCTACGGTCCGGCACTCAGCGAGCTCCTCGACCGCGGAATCGCCATGTCCGGCATCGAGTACGACGAACTATTGCAGCGCAGGCTGATCTTCAAGGGTCAAATGGAAGCTGTCCTGGCGAGCGTGGACGCCGTCTTGATTCCGGCGATGTCCTTCATCGCGCCGCCGGTCGAGAAGATGATCCGGATGGACGAGGAGACCACCGCCGGCGTGCACCGGTTCACGGTGCCGTTCACGCTGTCGCAGATGCCCACGATCACGTTCCCCGGTGGATTCACCACCACCGAATCCGGCCTCCCTTTCCCGGTCGGGCTGCAGATGGTGGGCAGCGCCTTCACCGAGCGCCGACTCGTCGATGTTGTGGGGGCATTCCAGGCTGTCACACCATGGAACAAGCGGCATCCCGAGCTGTGA
- a CDS encoding ABC transporter permease subunit: MAISIVVVLVLSQTVSQFELRQWTSWLALTVLTLSLVWVWGHAGVFSFGQVLFFGIGAYAYGAGSINLVDRTGETLTSLLIGMVAALVVAAVLGYFLFYGDVSGVYVAIATLAATLVAFTLMASTADPIYAIGDARLGGYNGMSGIAPITLPGGHELAIAQLFVFTAITAILVAFGVLALQRSAFGRGARAVRENETRTTLVGFDTRRHKLLVFVIGGAIAGLAGGLYAAWGGFADPSLFGLEQATLVVAWSLVGGRTSVLGAFVGVFGLQQLTTSVTSTGTNVTPLVVGAVLILIVLVLPRGVIPTLADQLTAWRRRAAPTVPSEKTLPVDERELPPAALTGQARSLRAEKVEKAFGGVKAVAGVDWSIAGPGVEALLGPNGAGKSTLFNLFAGSYTPTAGKVYLDDLDISRWRPDRRTRAGMSIKRQVPSLFGGLSTHENLWLAAYGSGKSAAESARVADQFVRWLGPAADVEEVQVLAHGQQQWLDIAMALAASPSVLLLDEPTAGMGREESSQIARVARQLGERIPVIVVEHDMEFVEELGAPITVLDRGRTLARGTLEEIKNNDDVLEVYLGRTVSTER, translated from the coding sequence GTGGCCATCAGCATCGTTGTGGTCCTGGTGCTCTCACAGACGGTGAGCCAGTTCGAACTCCGGCAATGGACGAGCTGGTTGGCCCTGACGGTACTGACACTGAGTCTGGTGTGGGTTTGGGGTCATGCGGGGGTGTTCAGCTTCGGTCAGGTGCTGTTCTTCGGTATCGGCGCCTACGCCTATGGCGCGGGCTCGATCAATCTGGTCGACCGCACCGGGGAGACACTCACCTCCCTACTCATCGGAATGGTCGCCGCGCTGGTGGTGGCTGCGGTCCTCGGTTATTTCCTTTTCTACGGGGATGTTTCAGGGGTGTACGTCGCGATCGCGACGTTGGCGGCGACCTTGGTGGCGTTCACGCTCATGGCAAGCACCGCGGATCCGATATACGCGATCGGAGACGCGCGGTTAGGCGGATACAACGGCATGAGCGGCATTGCGCCGATCACCCTGCCCGGCGGTCACGAGCTAGCCATCGCGCAACTGTTCGTCTTCACGGCGATTACGGCGATTCTGGTCGCCTTCGGCGTGTTGGCGTTGCAGCGCAGCGCATTTGGTCGCGGTGCACGTGCCGTCCGTGAAAACGAGACCCGAACGACGTTGGTAGGCTTCGACACTCGTCGTCACAAGCTGCTGGTCTTTGTCATCGGCGGGGCCATCGCCGGGTTGGCCGGCGGCTTGTACGCCGCCTGGGGCGGGTTCGCAGATCCGTCGCTGTTCGGCCTGGAACAGGCGACGCTGGTGGTCGCTTGGAGCCTGGTCGGTGGCCGCACATCAGTGCTCGGCGCCTTCGTCGGTGTCTTCGGCCTGCAACAGCTCACCACCAGTGTCACGTCGACCGGAACGAATGTGACGCCCCTGGTGGTCGGCGCAGTCCTCATCCTGATCGTGCTGGTGCTACCGCGCGGGGTGATCCCGACCCTGGCCGACCAGTTGACGGCTTGGCGGCGGCGCGCAGCCCCGACCGTTCCGTCCGAAAAAACGCTTCCCGTCGACGAACGTGAACTGCCCCCAGCGGCTTTGACCGGCCAGGCCCGGTCCCTACGGGCCGAGAAGGTCGAGAAAGCGTTCGGCGGCGTCAAGGCGGTCGCCGGTGTCGATTGGAGCATTGCGGGCCCTGGGGTGGAGGCGTTGCTCGGCCCCAACGGCGCGGGCAAGAGCACGCTGTTCAATCTCTTCGCCGGTTCCTACACACCGACCGCCGGCAAGGTCTACCTCGACGACTTGGACATCTCGCGCTGGCGGCCAGATCGCCGAACTCGTGCGGGGATGTCGATCAAACGTCAGGTGCCGAGCCTGTTCGGAGGGTTGTCGACGCATGAGAACCTATGGCTCGCGGCCTACGGCAGCGGCAAGAGCGCCGCGGAATCAGCTCGGGTCGCCGACCAGTTCGTCCGTTGGCTCGGGCCGGCGGCAGACGTAGAAGAGGTGCAAGTCCTCGCCCACGGTCAGCAGCAGTGGCTCGACATCGCGATGGCCCTGGCTGCCTCGCCATCGGTGTTGCTGCTCGACGAGCCCACCGCGGGCATGGGCCGCGAAGAGAGCTCCCAGATCGCACGGGTCGCGCGACAGTTGGGTGAACGGATCCCGGTGATCGTTGTGGAACACGACATGGAGTTCGTCGAGGAACTCGGTGCGCCGATCACGGTCCTCGACCGGGGGCGGACGCTGGCTCGCGGAACGCTGGAAGAGATCAAGAACAACGACGACGTCTTGGAGGTGTACCTTGGCCGCACAGTCAGTACTGAGCGTTGA
- a CDS encoding LysR family transcriptional regulator, translating into MLGADNLRYFLEVARTGRLSDASRVLEVDHTTVGRRIVALERSLGERLFDRAPSGWRLTEAGKRLMPRAEAVESAVIAAYDTQGATADILTGSIRIATTDGFGAFIIAPHLVELKRAHPHLGVELVTSTVHNAVSERHFDVAVTLERPTSRAVRSERLTYYDLGLYATRDYLAANPPITKVADLRAHTVIWYVNALMNIQPLRIFDELPHIQQVDAQISNITGHWLAARSGLGVAPLPAYVGNRDDRLVRILPDSFNVSRLYWLVVPRELERLERVRTVCAFLRKTVAEHPDLSVPKSVS; encoded by the coding sequence ATGCTCGGTGCGGACAATCTTCGGTACTTCCTCGAAGTGGCCAGAACGGGACGGCTGAGTGACGCGTCGCGGGTTCTCGAGGTCGACCACACCACAGTGGGGCGCCGTATCGTCGCGCTCGAGCGGTCTCTGGGTGAGCGTCTCTTCGACCGGGCGCCGAGCGGATGGCGACTGACCGAAGCCGGCAAGCGGTTGATGCCGCGCGCCGAGGCCGTCGAATCGGCGGTGATCGCCGCTTATGACACGCAAGGCGCCACCGCCGACATCCTCACCGGCTCGATCCGCATCGCGACCACCGACGGTTTCGGCGCATTCATCATCGCGCCCCACCTGGTCGAGTTGAAGAGGGCGCATCCGCATCTCGGCGTCGAATTGGTCACCTCCACCGTCCATAACGCGGTCTCGGAGCGGCATTTCGACGTCGCGGTGACGCTGGAACGACCGACCTCACGCGCGGTGCGCTCCGAACGGCTTACCTACTACGACCTCGGCCTCTATGCCACGCGTGACTATCTGGCAGCCAACCCGCCGATCACCAAGGTGGCCGACCTGCGCGCTCACACCGTTATCTGGTACGTCAACGCGCTCATGAACATCCAGCCACTGAGGATCTTCGACGAACTCCCGCATATCCAGCAGGTGGACGCGCAGATTTCCAACATCACCGGGCATTGGCTTGCGGCCCGCAGCGGCCTCGGCGTCGCGCCGTTGCCGGCCTACGTCGGAAACCGCGACGATCGACTGGTGCGCATCCTGCCGGACTCGTTCAACGTCAGTCGCCTGTATTGGTTGGTCGTCCCCCGGGAACTCGAACGGCTGGAAAGGGTCCGGACGGTCTGCGCGTTCCTGCGGAAGACGGTCGCGGAACATCCTGATCTCAGCGTGCCCAAGAGCGTCTCGTAG
- a CDS encoding ABC transporter ATP-binding protein: protein MAAQSVLSVEGLHAGYGKTQIVDDVSFELSAGSVLGVLGRNGVGKTTTLKAMMGHLPHTGSVRLDGVDLSRLKAHERAAAGLAYVPQGRRIFASLSVEDNMRIAVPRARRSAWQSELEQMYDQFPILAEKRRQAGGQLSGGQQQILALGRALVARPKVILLDEPSEGIQPSIVEQIGQAVGTLCADRKIAFVLVEQNLGFATSVCDTVVLVDKGSIVMQTQPRIIAEDRELQLQYLGV from the coding sequence TTGGCCGCACAGTCAGTACTGAGCGTTGAGGGACTGCATGCCGGTTACGGGAAAACCCAAATAGTCGACGACGTCTCGTTCGAGCTATCAGCCGGATCGGTGCTGGGTGTCCTTGGCCGCAACGGCGTGGGAAAGACCACGACATTGAAGGCCATGATGGGACACCTCCCCCATACCGGTTCGGTGCGTCTCGACGGTGTGGACTTGTCTCGCCTCAAGGCCCACGAACGGGCTGCTGCCGGGCTGGCCTACGTCCCGCAGGGACGGCGGATCTTCGCCAGCTTGTCGGTGGAGGACAACATGCGAATCGCGGTGCCGCGGGCGCGGCGCTCCGCGTGGCAGAGCGAACTCGAGCAGATGTATGACCAGTTCCCGATCCTCGCGGAGAAACGGCGCCAGGCGGGCGGACAGCTCAGTGGCGGCCAGCAACAGATTCTCGCGCTGGGTCGGGCACTGGTCGCTCGGCCGAAGGTCATCCTGCTCGACGAACCCTCCGAGGGCATTCAGCCGTCCATCGTCGAGCAGATCGGGCAGGCGGTCGGCACGTTGTGTGCCGACCGCAAGATCGCGTTCGTCCTCGTCGAGCAGAACCTCGGCTTCGCAACGTCCGTCTGCGATACCGTCGTGCTGGTCGACAAGGGCAGCATCGTCATGCAGACCCAACCGCGGATAATCGCCGAGGACAGGGAACTCCAGCTCCAGTACCTGGGGGTGTGA
- a CDS encoding LysR family transcriptional regulator — translation MKTVKAAEAPDTTSQVSADDLLVALTVARSGSFNAAAGILGVTHTTVSRRVSNLEKALRSRVFVRASEGWVPTETGQTVITAAEEIERALGRLGQTGQVATVVRVGAPDGLSSFCVAPAMARLARERPQFSFELISATRSWRQTRSDLDIEIVIGRPEVNNRADMVHVRDYSLALYATEAYLQEHGEPESLLDLTNHTVIYYIDSALQVDDLDKATDLLPQSAKAIRSTSVHVHVQSTVASAGIGLLPDYLAEREPGLRPVLHHQFRHPLSYWAVIRRDSYRNPMVQLALREIMREAASGAVPRSTP, via the coding sequence ATGAAAACTGTGAAGGCCGCGGAGGCCCCCGACACGACGTCGCAGGTCAGTGCTGACGACCTGCTTGTGGCACTGACCGTCGCGAGGTCGGGCAGCTTCAACGCCGCCGCCGGCATCCTGGGTGTCACCCACACGACCGTGTCGCGTCGCGTGAGCAACCTCGAGAAGGCGCTCAGGAGTCGGGTTTTCGTGCGGGCTTCGGAAGGGTGGGTGCCGACGGAGACCGGCCAGACGGTCATCACCGCTGCCGAAGAGATCGAACGCGCTCTCGGGCGCCTCGGGCAGACAGGGCAGGTCGCCACGGTGGTGCGGGTGGGTGCTCCCGACGGGCTCAGCTCCTTCTGTGTCGCCCCTGCAATGGCCAGGCTGGCGCGCGAGCGCCCGCAGTTCAGCTTTGAGTTGATCTCCGCGACCCGATCCTGGCGGCAGACCAGGTCCGACCTCGACATCGAGATCGTCATCGGGCGTCCTGAAGTCAACAACCGTGCCGACATGGTCCACGTGCGCGACTACAGCTTGGCCCTCTATGCGACAGAGGCTTACCTGCAGGAGCACGGCGAGCCCGAAAGCCTGTTGGACCTTACGAACCACACGGTGATCTACTACATCGACTCGGCGCTGCAGGTCGATGATCTCGACAAGGCGACCGATCTGCTCCCGCAGTCGGCGAAGGCCATCCGGTCGACGTCGGTTCACGTGCACGTGCAGTCCACGGTGGCCTCCGCTGGCATCGGTCTTCTCCCCGACTACCTCGCGGAGCGCGAGCCCGGTCTTCGTCCCGTGCTGCACCATCAGTTCAGGCACCCGTTGAGCTACTGGGCCGTGATCCGTCGCGATTCCTACCGGAACCCGATGGTTCAGCTCGCTCTGCGCGAGATCATGCGCGAAGCTGCGTCCGGGGCGGTGCCGCGCAGCACGCCGTGA
- a CDS encoding ABC transporter permease subunit, which produces MALGVGTGISILVLISLGLAVIFGMMGVINFAHGEFLMIGAFTTYSGYSFGLPLPLAMLFGALVAGLLGVVVEQVLVRRLYGRLESTMLATFGLSLVLVQVAVLIWGTSPAGIPTPLGVVSIGRYSVSMYRIVLIVAAVGLLALVWWVFVKTGFGLRARAAALDAETAASVGVNAARTNMWTFGLGGALAGAGGALLAPIVAVSANMGAVYIAQAFMTVVVGGPGVITGTVSAAGLLGTVQRAASDLFAPLIGIAALLVVALVLVRVLPNGISGRLRRDL; this is translated from the coding sequence TTGGCCCTCGGGGTCGGGACGGGGATTTCGATCCTCGTGCTGATCTCGCTGGGTCTGGCAGTGATCTTCGGAATGATGGGCGTGATCAACTTCGCCCACGGTGAGTTCCTCATGATCGGAGCTTTCACGACCTACTCCGGGTACAGCTTCGGGCTCCCGCTGCCGCTCGCGATGCTGTTCGGTGCTCTGGTAGCCGGTTTGCTGGGCGTCGTTGTCGAACAGGTGCTGGTGCGACGGCTGTACGGGCGACTCGAGTCGACGATGTTGGCGACGTTCGGCCTCAGCCTCGTGCTCGTCCAAGTCGCCGTATTGATCTGGGGCACCAGCCCCGCCGGCATACCGACCCCGCTCGGTGTGGTCTCGATCGGCAGATACTCGGTCAGCATGTACCGGATCGTGCTGATCGTGGCCGCAGTCGGGTTGCTCGCGCTCGTCTGGTGGGTGTTCGTCAAGACCGGATTCGGTCTGCGTGCCAGGGCTGCGGCACTGGACGCGGAGACTGCGGCGTCGGTGGGCGTCAACGCGGCGCGAACCAACATGTGGACCTTCGGCCTGGGCGGAGCTCTGGCCGGAGCGGGCGGGGCGCTGCTCGCTCCGATCGTGGCCGTCTCGGCGAACATGGGGGCGGTCTACATCGCCCAGGCATTCATGACTGTCGTCGTTGGCGGGCCCGGGGTAATCACCGGAACCGTCAGCGCGGCAGGCCTGCTCGGCACGGTTCAGCGCGCGGCGTCGGACCTGTTTGCACCGCTGATCGGGATCGCCGCACTGCTTGTCGTGGCACTGGTACTCGTCCGGGTCCTGCCGAACGGCATCTCGGGCCGACTGAGGAGAGACCTGTGA
- a CDS encoding CoA-acylating methylmalonate-semialdehyde dehydrogenase — MTQTAQPSTTISHWLDNDFFPGTSTTTAPVTNPATGEVTADLALASAHDAKAVIDAAAAAFPSWRDTSLAKRTQVLFRFRELLNERKEELAAIITGEHGKVLSDALGEVTRGQEVVEFACGIPHLLKGGFTENASTNVDVYSIRQPLGPVAVISPFNFPAMVPMWFFPIAIATGNTVVLKPSEKDPSASLWLAELWKEAGLPAGVFNVLQGDKTAVDELLTNPKIAAVSFVGSTPIAQYVYTTGTAAGKRVQALGGAKNHAVILPDADLDLAADAMVNAGFGSAGERCMAISAVVAVGPIADALVAKIAERAHGIKTGDGTQDSDMGPLVTQAHRDNVASYVDAGEADGAKVVLDGRGVAPHGGQGGFWLGPTLLDDVTPEMSVYTDEIFGPVLSVLRVETYDQAVDLINSNPYGNGTAIFTNDGGAARRFQNEVTVGMVGINVPIPVPMAYYSFGGWKSSLFGDTHAHGMDGVHFFTRQKTITQRWLDPSHGGINLGFPQNG, encoded by the coding sequence GTGACACAGACTGCACAACCCTCCACGACCATCAGCCACTGGCTGGACAACGACTTCTTTCCCGGAACCTCGACCACCACGGCGCCGGTCACCAACCCGGCGACCGGCGAGGTCACGGCCGATCTGGCGCTGGCGTCAGCGCACGACGCGAAGGCCGTCATCGATGCGGCGGCCGCGGCGTTCCCCAGCTGGCGGGACACCTCGCTGGCCAAGCGCACCCAGGTGCTCTTCCGCTTCCGTGAGTTGCTCAATGAGCGCAAGGAAGAACTGGCCGCGATCATCACCGGTGAACACGGCAAGGTGCTCTCCGACGCGCTCGGCGAGGTGACCCGGGGTCAGGAAGTAGTCGAGTTCGCTTGCGGTATACCCCATCTGCTGAAGGGCGGATTCACCGAGAACGCCTCGACCAACGTCGACGTCTACTCGATCCGTCAGCCGTTGGGGCCAGTAGCCGTCATCTCCCCGTTCAACTTCCCCGCCATGGTGCCTATGTGGTTCTTTCCCATCGCCATCGCTACCGGGAACACGGTGGTGCTCAAACCGTCGGAGAAAGACCCGTCGGCATCGTTGTGGCTCGCCGAATTGTGGAAGGAAGCCGGCCTGCCCGCGGGGGTCTTCAACGTGTTGCAGGGTGACAAGACCGCCGTCGACGAACTGCTCACCAACCCCAAGATCGCGGCCGTGTCGTTCGTGGGCTCGACCCCGATTGCCCAGTATGTCTACACCACCGGCACGGCCGCCGGTAAGCGCGTCCAAGCGCTCGGCGGCGCCAAGAACCACGCTGTGATCCTGCCCGACGCTGATCTCGACCTGGCCGCCGACGCCATGGTCAACGCCGGCTTCGGCAGCGCCGGTGAGCGTTGCATGGCGATCAGCGCCGTAGTGGCCGTTGGACCGATCGCCGACGCACTGGTCGCCAAGATCGCCGAGCGCGCCCACGGCATCAAAACTGGAGACGGCACCCAGGATTCGGATATGGGGCCGCTGGTCACCCAGGCGCACCGCGACAATGTCGCGTCCTACGTGGACGCCGGTGAAGCGGACGGCGCCAAGGTTGTCCTCGACGGACGGGGAGTGGCGCCGCACGGCGGCCAGGGTGGGTTCTGGCTCGGCCCCACCCTGCTGGACGACGTGACCCCGGAGATGAGCGTCTACACCGACGAGATCTTCGGACCGGTGCTCTCGGTGCTACGAGTCGAAACTTACGACCAGGCCGTCGATCTGATCAACTCCAACCCCTACGGCAACGGCACCGCCATCTTCACCAATGACGGTGGCGCGGCGCGACGCTTTCAGAATGAGGTGACTGTCGGCATGGTGGGCATCAACGTGCCGATCCCAGTGCCGATGGCCTACTACAGCTTCGGAGGGTGGAAGTCCTCCCTGTTCGGGGACACCCACGCGCACGGCATGGATGGCGTGCACTTCTTCACTCGGCAGAAAACCATCACGCAGCGTTGGCTCGACCCCAGCCACGGCGGCATCAACCTCGGCTTCCCGCAGAACGGATAA
- a CDS encoding ABC transporter substrate-binding protein, protein MAIMYRSEWVKSHRNLPGDDPGVGREPDEENVMRRSVRTLAVGAAGLLAVGLSACGGGPGNDGDTIVVGAVYDTSGVQRVVGKSMLDALNLAVDEINADGGVLGKQLTVRFYDSGGDIASYKQYAEQLALRDEPAVAFAGINGASRAAIQPIFSRAGIPYIYSELNEGGICEKNTFTTGVVPSQSLAALVPRMLNEPGKTVYIAGADYNFGHISGQWGRKFAEEAGARVVGERYIPLESSDFGSVVDEIQRLQPDLVLSFLVGANHQSFYRSFAAAGLNKTTPIASSTFGTDGETEALSAAEQENIYVAYPYIQSIESPENTEFIEAWENKYGELKSPLPDEVNSVWSGLHLWAEAVEKAGELDQGAVIEALESGIEFTGPGGRMQLDPASHNVIQNVSIGRTNGPDGYFEVIETRENVAPSFEQEVCDLISNPDLNEQFTPTS, encoded by the coding sequence ATGGCGATCATGTATCGATCCGAGTGGGTTAAATCACACAGGAACCTCCCAGGGGACGACCCCGGGGTCGGGCGAGAACCGGACGAGGAGAACGTGATGAGGCGGTCGGTCAGGACGCTGGCAGTTGGCGCTGCGGGTCTGTTGGCAGTGGGATTGTCGGCATGTGGTGGTGGGCCCGGCAACGACGGGGACACCATCGTGGTGGGCGCGGTCTACGACACCAGCGGTGTGCAGCGCGTGGTCGGAAAATCGATGCTCGACGCGTTGAACCTCGCGGTCGATGAGATCAACGCTGACGGTGGTGTGCTGGGTAAGCAGCTCACGGTCAGGTTCTACGACTCCGGCGGTGACATCGCCAGCTACAAGCAGTACGCCGAGCAGCTGGCACTGCGTGATGAGCCCGCAGTGGCCTTCGCCGGCATCAACGGCGCATCGCGAGCGGCAATTCAGCCGATCTTCTCCCGCGCCGGCATCCCGTATATCTACAGCGAGCTGAACGAGGGTGGCATCTGTGAGAAGAACACCTTCACCACCGGTGTCGTACCGTCACAGAGCCTGGCGGCGTTGGTGCCGCGGATGCTGAACGAGCCCGGCAAGACCGTCTACATCGCCGGTGCCGATTACAACTTCGGCCACATCTCCGGTCAGTGGGGGCGCAAGTTCGCTGAGGAGGCCGGAGCCCGGGTGGTCGGTGAACGCTACATCCCGCTGGAGAGCTCGGACTTCGGATCGGTGGTCGATGAGATCCAACGACTTCAACCGGATCTGGTGCTGTCCTTCCTGGTCGGTGCCAACCACCAGTCCTTCTACAGATCTTTCGCGGCCGCGGGCCTGAACAAGACAACTCCGATCGCTTCGAGCACCTTCGGCACCGACGGCGAAACCGAGGCCCTCAGCGCGGCCGAGCAGGAGAACATCTACGTCGCCTATCCATATATCCAGTCGATCGAGAGCCCGGAGAATACGGAGTTCATCGAGGCCTGGGAGAACAAGTACGGCGAGCTGAAATCCCCGTTGCCCGACGAGGTCAACTCGGTGTGGAGCGGGCTCCACCTTTGGGCGGAAGCCGTGGAGAAGGCCGGTGAGCTGGACCAGGGCGCAGTGATCGAGGCACTGGAATCAGGCATCGAGTTCACCGGGCCGGGCGGCCGCATGCAGCTCGATCCTGCCAGCCACAACGTCATCCAGAACGTGAGCATCGGTCGGACCAACGGTCCGGACGGCTATTTCGAGGTCATCGAGACCCGCGAGAACGTCGCACCCTCCTTCGAACAAGAAGTCTGCGACCTGATCTCCAACCCCGACCTCAACGAGCAATTCACGCCGACGAGCTGA